A region from the Vicia villosa cultivar HV-30 ecotype Madison, WI linkage group LG3, Vvil1.0, whole genome shotgun sequence genome encodes:
- the LOC131658786 gene encoding uncharacterized protein At4g04775-like: MSRYSEASSRTKSPSVHGECRCGLDAPLMTSWTDSNPGRRFYGCGMYKIQGYKRCNHFVWYDEEMGPRAKEMISTLNKKLKIANFKIDAGKIRQDEMNKKISNLNLKIKYLKISIASIFVLVVGLVLGFVMK, from the exons ATGTCTCGTTATTCTGAAGCAAGTAGTAGAACAAAATCCCCTTCCGTCCATGGCGAATGTAGGTGTGGTCTTGATGCACCTTTGATGACCTCTTGGACTGATTCAAACCCTGGACGCCGTTTTTACGGGTGTGGGATGTACAAG ATTCAGGGGTACAAGAGATGTAATCACTTTGTTTGGTATGATGAAGAGATGGGCCCTAGAGCAAAAGAGATGATTTCAACGTTGAACAAGAAATTGAAAATTGCCAATTTCAAAATTGATGCAGGGAAGATCCGACAAGATGAAATGAACAAGAAGATCAGTAATTTGAACTTGAAGATAAAGTATTTGAAGATTTCGATTGCGTCTATTTTCGTTTTAGTAGTGGGACTAGTGTTAGGATTTGTAATGAAGTAG
- the LOC131662298 gene encoding uncharacterized protein LOC131662298, with protein MSISELISELRDSFRQRDFDRVEETLIARETKLKAEIEANKREIGLLKEEVHFQQIEKMTVEMELKRMKELKDGGDIACTVAETANVRVNGAPETLVSQEAALKSAIKEKVGEIIQDQFKNLGKPNFDITVHVVRDEKPGEEFKKVGVHDGKACLVGEQGKKDGPGASGNDFGSVEETVDVREATVTATIEDKMEGIRLLLEKTAKREKYATTEVKDDKIDVLAEETRLASEPSKKAGLGSSGNWLTNSSRVVPENIATKLVETENSSRVVPNNITTKLGEPGNSSRAVPKNFATKLTEPENSSRIVPKNFLTKLAEPARVIKRDFASSIADVSNYLDGLENNSSSSSSSSSSSGEFDISSFTPVKRTKLSQGK; from the exons ATGAGTATCTCGGAGCTGATTTCCGAGCTGAGAGACTCATTCCGTCAGAGAGATTTTGATAGAGTCGAAGAAACCCTAATTGCTAGGGAAACGAAGTTGAAGGCGGAGATTGAAGCTAATAAAAGAGAAATAGGGTTATTGAAAGAGGAAGTCCATTTTCAGCAGATAGAAAAGATGACTGTTGAAATGGAACTCAAGAGGATGAAGGAACTTAAAGATGGAGGAGACATTGCATGTACTGTTGCTGAAACGGCAAATGTTAGGGTTAACGGTGCTCCAG AAACCCTAGTGAGCCAGGAAGCGGCTTTGAAGTCCGCAATCAAAGAAAAAGTGGGGGAAATAATTCAAGATCAATTTAAAAATTTGGGAAAGCCCAATTTTGACATTACGGTACACGTTGTTAGAGATGAGAAGCCTGGAGAGGAGTTCAAGAAGGTTGGGGTTCATGATGGAAAGGCTTGCCTTGTTGGTGAACAAGGCAAAAAAGACGGTCCAGGTGCTTCAG GTAATGATTTTGGCTCAGTAGAAGAGACTGTGGATGTCAGGGAAGCTACGGTGACGGCAACAATTGAAGATAAAATGGAGGGAATTAGATTGCTGCTTGAGAAGACGGCCAAGAGAGAAAAATATGCTACTACCGAAGTCAAAGATGACAAGATTGATGTTTTGGCCGAGGAGACAAGGTTAGCCAGTGAACCAAGCAAAAAGGCCGGTCTAGGTTCTTCAG GTAATTGGTTGACAAATTCTTCAAGAGTAGTTCCGGAAAACATCGCCACAAAACTGGTTGAAACTGAAAATTCTTCAAGAGTAGTTCCGAATAATATCACAACAAAACTGGGTGAACCTGGAAATTCTTCAAGAGCAGTTCCGAAAAATTTCGCAACAAAACTGACTGAACCTGAAAATTCTTCACGAATAGTTCCGAAAAACTTCCTAACAAAACTGGCCGAACCTGCTAGAGTTATTAAAAGAGATTTTGCTTCGTCTATTGCGGATGTTTCAAATTATTTGGATGGCTTAGAGAATAATAGTTCCTCCTCATCCAGTTCTAGTTCATCTTCTGGCGAGTTTGATATCTCCTCTTTTACACCCGTTAAGAGAACTAAGCTGAGCCAAGGTAAATAG